A single Vulpes vulpes isolate BD-2025 chromosome 16, VulVul3, whole genome shotgun sequence DNA region contains:
- the PHF5A gene encoding PHD finger-like domain-containing protein 5A, with protein sequence MAKHHPDLIFCRKQAGVAIGRLCEKCDGKCVICDSYVRPCTLVRICDECNYGSYQGRCVICGGPGVSDAYYCKECTIQEKDRDGCPKIVNLGSSKTDLFYERKKYGFKKR encoded by the exons ATGGCTAAACATCACCCGGATTTGATTTTTTGCCGCAAGCAGGCTGGTGTTG CCATCGGAAGACTGTGTGAAAAAT GTGATGGCAAATGTGTGATCTGTGACTCGTACGTGCGTCCCTGCACTCTGGTGCGCATATGTGATGAGTGTAATTATGGCTCTTACCAGGGGCGCTGTGTGATCTGCGGAGGCCCTGGAGTCTCTGATGCCTATTATTGTAAGGAGTGCACCATTCAGGAGAAGGAT agagaTGGTTGCCCAAAGATTGTCAATTTGGGGAGCTCTAAGACAGATCTCTTCTACGAACGCAAAAAATATGGCTTCAAGAAGAGGTGA